A single region of the Dehalococcoides mccartyi genome encodes:
- a CDS encoding GspE/PulE family protein, translating into MLQNKVKDTELRKLVSKRVADYLSSHNYQVESDVKITGQSGVEHVFDIVARRNDGFTTRTMAVCIILGSNQEEESGAIFNFANKAFDTGINERILIAIPKLTPETRNLAEKQRIKVFDEDRLEDLLVTSSKRPNRLEGINNIFSREDLIKALTELGYTIRENARIKGRSGISHVFDIVASDINTDNYTLGIDIIKKQPSMELQDVALFDAKAFDCGISDKIMATTAKITPDAQQFADAQKVKLIKFKPISTATEESAAVTTAEEVLKTSAKTDSKNSKTGVTDLRQSPRPEALKLIPEVLARRYTAIPLNIVGNTLEMAMADPSDILALEAFSAHSKRRIKPIPADAREIRESIDFNYKGYGDIEKYLSRMSIPSEVTDDRLAIDAAIDAPLAQALNLIIEEAVKARSSDVHIEPNEDRLRVRFRIDGTLQDMMSLPITAHRAIISRIKILGDMNIADHFHALDGQFTVNAGGREIDIRAATAPTVNGEMSVLRLLDKSRATIELSQLGFLPEGLEKYNKMLKVPYGMILISGPTGAGKTTTLYASINSLDIMRQNIITIEDPAEYRFKDINQIQVNVQAGITFASGLRSILRLDPDVILVGEIRDSETANIAVQAALTGHLMLSSIHANDTTGVLYRLIDLGVEPFLIASAVVGVVAQRMVRRICPYCQHTIEAPVIEQLAYEREIGEKRTKFVYGSGCKSCAFTGYLGRVGLFEIMTISDEVRRLMLSGASPSEIHAQSIKDGMTTMMKDGMLKVKDNITTPSEVLRSAYSPEEQY; encoded by the coding sequence ATGTTACAAAATAAAGTGAAAGACACAGAACTCCGCAAACTGGTTAGTAAAAGGGTGGCTGATTATTTGTCCAGCCACAATTACCAGGTGGAAAGTGATGTTAAAATAACCGGGCAATCCGGTGTAGAGCATGTCTTTGACATAGTGGCCCGCCGGAATGATGGCTTTACCACCAGGACTATGGCGGTCTGCATAATTCTGGGTTCAAACCAGGAAGAAGAAAGCGGCGCTATTTTCAATTTTGCCAACAAAGCCTTTGATACAGGCATAAATGAACGTATCCTTATTGCCATACCCAAACTTACCCCCGAAACCCGAAATCTTGCTGAAAAACAGCGGATTAAGGTTTTTGACGAAGACCGGCTGGAAGACCTGCTGGTTACCAGTTCCAAACGGCCTAACCGTTTGGAGGGTATAAACAATATCTTCTCCCGCGAAGACCTTATCAAGGCGCTTACCGAGCTGGGCTATACCATAAGAGAAAATGCCCGTATCAAAGGGCGTTCCGGTATCTCACACGTATTTGACATAGTGGCCAGCGATATAAATACAGACAACTACACTCTGGGTATAGATATTATTAAAAAACAGCCTTCCATGGAACTTCAGGATGTGGCTCTCTTTGATGCCAAAGCCTTTGACTGCGGTATATCTGACAAGATTATGGCTACCACAGCCAAAATAACTCCTGATGCCCAGCAGTTTGCCGATGCCCAAAAAGTGAAACTTATAAAATTTAAACCCATTTCTACAGCTACCGAGGAGAGTGCCGCTGTAACTACAGCTGAAGAGGTACTAAAAACTTCGGCCAAAACAGATTCTAAAAACAGCAAAACCGGGGTAACTGACCTGCGCCAGTCGCCCCGCCCCGAAGCCCTCAAGCTTATCCCTGAGGTGCTTGCCCGGCGTTATACTGCCATACCTTTGAATATAGTGGGTAATACCTTAGAAATGGCTATGGCAGACCCGTCTGACATACTGGCACTTGAGGCCTTTTCTGCTCACTCCAAACGCCGCATAAAGCCCATACCGGCAGATGCCCGCGAGATACGCGAATCTATAGACTTTAACTATAAAGGCTACGGGGATATTGAAAAATACCTCTCCCGCATGTCTATTCCCAGTGAGGTCACAGATGACCGTCTGGCTATAGATGCGGCTATTGACGCACCGTTAGCCCAAGCCCTTAATCTTATCATTGAAGAAGCGGTAAAAGCCCGCTCATCAGACGTACATATTGAACCCAACGAAGACCGCCTGCGGGTGCGTTTCCGTATTGACGGCACTCTGCAGGACATGATGTCTCTGCCTATTACCGCCCACCGGGCTATTATTTCCAGAATCAAAATTCTGGGTGATATGAATATTGCAGACCATTTCCACGCACTTGACGGCCAGTTTACGGTAAATGCCGGCGGACGCGAAATAGATATCCGGGCGGCAACCGCCCCAACTGTAAACGGGGAAATGTCTGTACTGCGATTGCTTGATAAAAGCCGGGCCACTATAGAACTTTCGCAGCTAGGTTTTTTGCCTGAAGGGCTGGAAAAATATAACAAGATGCTCAAAGTGCCTTATGGCATGATACTTATCAGCGGTCCTACCGGTGCGGGTAAAACCACTACCCTTTACGCATCTATAAACTCGCTGGATATCATGCGGCAGAATATTATTACCATAGAAGACCCGGCGGAATACCGTTTTAAAGATATTAACCAGATACAGGTAAATGTGCAGGCAGGTATTACCTTTGCCAGCGGCCTTAGGTCTATACTCCGCCTTGACCCTGATGTAATACTGGTAGGTGAAATACGTGATTCGGAAACAGCCAATATAGCCGTTCAGGCAGCCCTTACCGGCCACCTTATGCTTTCATCTATCCATGCCAATGATACTACCGGTGTTCTCTACCGCCTGATAGACCTTGGGGTAGAACCCTTCCTGATTGCTTCAGCTGTGGTAGGGGTAGTAGCCCAACGCATGGTCAGGCGTATTTGCCCGTACTGCCAGCACACTATTGAAGCACCGGTGATTGAGCAGTTGGCTTATGAACGTGAGATAGGGGAAAAGCGGACTAAATTTGTATACGGCAGCGGCTGTAAATCATGTGCCTTTACCGGCTATCTGGGACGGGTGGGCCTGTTTGAAATAATGACTATAAGCGATGAAGTCAGACGACTCATGCTGAGCGGGGCTTCCCCCTCGGAGATACATGCCCAATCCATTAAAGACGGCATGACTACCATGATGAAAGACGGTATGCTGAAAGTAAAGGATAATATAACAACTCCCTCCGAAGTACTACGCAGTGCTTATTCTCCGGAGGAGCAGTATTGA
- a CDS encoding type II secretion system F family protein, which yields MDFNYVAYGQDKRLVKGKIPATSLEAAQRLLSHSGYQILSIKPITPFFSTTSSFNFSTVKPREVILFSRQLALLLESGTDIVTSLELLQEQTTNKLFRDIIGEIVNDIRGGSSLSLAMSKHPKAFPPLYHRVIAAGEQGGSLEIVLRNLANFVQRNVETEKKIKSALTYPGVVAVVGILVLLLMVTFVLPAFTSLYSQMGTELPTPTKILIGLSDFFEAWGLYVTGAFVIAIAALVIYMRTPMGRYHRDRIALKLPVIGRILLLSELSRACQTMSLLFKAGLPLPEIMNQATTAANNKLISNALAEVQHDLIRGEGLSRPMTKNPLFLPMMVQMVSVGEETGKLDDTLSTVSATYDTEADDRISAAIGMIQPIMTIGIGLVVGFIAVALVSSMYSLYGQIG from the coding sequence ATGGATTTTAATTATGTAGCTTACGGGCAGGATAAGAGGCTTGTAAAGGGGAAAATCCCGGCTACTTCGCTGGAGGCAGCCCAGAGACTGCTGAGCCATAGCGGTTACCAGATTTTAAGCATCAAACCCATTACGCCCTTCTTCAGCACCACCAGTTCATTTAACTTCTCAACGGTAAAACCCAGAGAAGTTATTCTGTTTTCCCGCCAATTGGCTTTGCTGCTTGAATCCGGTACGGATATTGTAACTTCACTGGAATTACTTCAGGAACAGACTACCAATAAACTTTTCCGGGATATTATCGGCGAAATTGTAAATGATATACGCGGAGGGAGTTCGCTGTCTCTAGCAATGAGTAAGCACCCCAAGGCTTTCCCGCCTTTGTATCACCGGGTCATTGCGGCCGGTGAACAGGGAGGCAGCCTTGAGATAGTGCTCCGTAATCTGGCCAACTTTGTCCAGCGGAATGTAGAAACCGAAAAGAAAATTAAAAGCGCCCTAACCTATCCCGGTGTAGTTGCGGTGGTAGGTATTCTGGTGCTGTTGCTTATGGTTACATTCGTACTACCTGCATTTACCAGTTTATACTCCCAAATGGGCACTGAACTGCCCACCCCGACTAAAATACTTATAGGCCTGAGTGATTTCTTTGAGGCATGGGGTCTGTATGTAACAGGGGCTTTCGTAATAGCGATAGCTGCGCTGGTGATTTATATGCGGACACCAATGGGGAGATACCATAGAGACCGCATAGCCCTTAAACTACCTGTAATCGGGCGTATTCTGCTCCTTTCAGAGCTTTCACGCGCCTGCCAGACCATGTCATTGCTGTTTAAGGCCGGCCTGCCGTTGCCTGAAATTATGAACCAAGCCACCACTGCGGCAAACAACAAACTTATCAGCAACGCACTGGCCGAAGTACAGCATGATCTGATAAGGGGCGAAGGGCTTTCCCGTCCCATGACTAAAAACCCGCTCTTTCTGCCTATGATGGTTCAAATGGTAAGCGTGGGTGAGGAAACCGGTAAACTTGACGACACATTATCTACCGTATCAGCTACCTATGATACCGAAGCTGACGACCGGATAAGTGCTGCCATAGGCATGATACAACCCATTATGACTATAGGTATCGGTTTGGTAGTAGGCTTTATTGCCGTTGCCCTGGTATCTTCCATGTACTCCTTATACGGGCAGATCGGCTAA
- a CDS encoding type IV pilus modification PilV family protein, with protein MRRKLLSHQKGFSLIEVLIALAIIGLIGVAFLTALNTAVKAVSLANVRTTSESYAKSTMEQLKSFSYLSAADGAVADYTFLSPSDNSFIICTYNRDGNLIQNKIYGIPWDVVTNNQSTTDKGIQKITIVIQHNEGGVNKIIFTLIDYVTSR; from the coding sequence ATGCGAAGAAAGCTGCTGAGTCACCAAAAGGGTTTTTCCCTGATTGAGGTGCTGATTGCCCTGGCTATTATAGGGCTTATCGGGGTGGCTTTCCTGACAGCCCTCAATACAGCGGTTAAAGCGGTATCCCTAGCTAACGTACGCACTACTTCTGAAAGTTATGCCAAGAGTACCATGGAGCAGCTGAAGAGCTTTTCATACCTGTCTGCAGCAGATGGCGCAGTAGCGGATTATACATTCCTGAGTCCGTCTGATAACTCTTTTATTATATGCACTTATAACCGTGACGGAAACCTGATACAAAACAAAATTTACGGTATACCCTGGGATGTGGTTACCAATAACCAAAGCACTACAGATAAAGGCATCCAGAAGATAACTATAGTTATCCAGCACAATGAGGGCGGGGTAAACAAGATTATCTTTACCCTGATAGACTACGTGACAAGCAGATGA
- a CDS encoding PulJ/GspJ family protein → MIKNYFKYSRKQNGFTLVELLVALAITGLIMAGMTTSVFQLFTVTQRSNDHMTIIRHLDITGSWLSNDIQMANEPPIWDTDTHTLTINQTRALADPTDPDSDITDYIVTYNYSTVTGSLTRTELRLSDNYTQTSLIAEYISGILFEDDLASNELSGAVDIKIIITLHTQTEERLLHIKPRISST, encoded by the coding sequence ATGATTAAGAACTATTTTAAATACAGCCGCAAACAGAATGGGTTTACTCTGGTGGAACTGCTGGTTGCCTTGGCCATTACCGGGCTAATAATGGCGGGGATGACCACCAGTGTCTTCCAGTTGTTTACCGTCACTCAGCGGAGCAATGACCATATGACTATTATCCGCCATCTGGACATAACCGGCAGCTGGCTGTCCAATGATATCCAGATGGCTAATGAACCGCCAATATGGGATACTGACACACATACCCTGACTATAAACCAGACAAGGGCACTGGCAGATCCTACTGACCCGGACTCCGATATAACTGATTACATTGTAACGTATAACTATAGTACTGTTACAGGTTCACTTACCCGGACAGAATTGCGTCTGTCGGACAATTATACCCAAACGAGCCTCATAGCTGAGTACATTAGTGGTATACTATTTGAAGATGATCTGGCATCAAATGAACTGAGCGGTGCCGTAGACATCAAAATAATTATAACTTTGCATACCCAAACAGAAGAACGGCTATTACACATTAAACCCAGGATAAGCAGCACCTAA
- a CDS encoding pilus assembly PilX family protein — translation MRNLITISRRFRSQQGQALVVALIFLAVGAIMIPPLLMLMGSALVQGTTFENRTTGLYAADAGIEQAIWYLNPENSPLIPGGLPTNIGETRTLPGISIDGRTVGVTLSYLTEDTYQIMSTSTSPTETISVTAVISETFNNYTGILNHVITSQGDYIIQGGQASVTPTTGDNAPIAYYEGPWPNINELSTFYYVNTTPYTSATLNLADYPAGVPEILRLGTLDIVATSNAVYTLQGDVYITGDTLIGMTGSNFTLDLNGHSIYVKSNTAGNQYALRIGGKCTLVGSGTIIAEGNIEFKPNLATSLSDYIFVLSVNGKTYMQPNGNFYGTLAGSTEVYLQNGSVTYSSPFDEYGNYKIDFPGSGLSHFWGVITWSIS, via the coding sequence ATGAGAAACTTAATAACTATAAGCAGAAGATTTAGAAGCCAGCAGGGTCAAGCTCTGGTTGTTGCCCTAATATTCCTGGCAGTAGGTGCCATCATGATTCCGCCCCTGCTGATGCTGATGGGTTCGGCCTTGGTGCAGGGTACAACCTTTGAAAACCGGACTACCGGTCTTTATGCTGCGGATGCCGGCATAGAGCAGGCTATCTGGTATCTGAATCCGGAAAACAGCCCCCTGATACCCGGCGGTTTACCGACTAATATCGGAGAAACCCGCACTCTGCCAGGAATTTCCATAGACGGGCGGACTGTTGGCGTGACTTTGTCTTACCTTACGGAGGATACATACCAGATTATGTCTACCTCCACCAGCCCAACCGAAACCATCAGTGTAACTGCGGTGATAAGTGAGACTTTTAATAACTATACCGGTATATTAAACCATGTCATTACTTCACAGGGTGATTATATTATTCAGGGCGGACAAGCCAGCGTCACCCCTACTACAGGTGACAACGCACCTATAGCCTATTATGAGGGCCCATGGCCAAACATAAATGAGCTGTCCACCTTCTATTATGTAAATACCACCCCGTATACTTCAGCTACTCTCAACCTGGCAGACTATCCGGCCGGTGTACCTGAAATACTGCGGCTTGGAACACTTGATATTGTAGCTACTTCAAATGCCGTTTATACACTTCAAGGTGATGTATACATAACGGGTGATACGCTTATCGGCATGACCGGTTCTAATTTTACTCTGGACTTAAACGGTCACTCTATATATGTGAAGAGCAACACTGCCGGCAACCAATATGCCCTTCGCATAGGAGGTAAATGCACCCTGGTTGGCTCAGGAACTATCATTGCCGAAGGTAATATAGAGTTTAAACCCAATTTAGCTACCAGCTTGAGCGATTATATATTTGTCCTTTCGGTAAACGGCAAAACATATATGCAGCCTAACGGTAATTTTTACGGTACACTGGCAGGATCAACTGAAGTATACCTGCAAAACGGTTCTGTAACTTATTCAAGCCCGTTTGACGAGTACGGCAACTATAAGATAGATTTTCCCGGCAGCGGCCTCAGCCATTTCTGGGGAGTAATAACATGGAGTATAAGTTGA
- a CDS encoding DUF7305 domain-containing protein translates to MGDIKKLIRGEKGASLAVALIFLAIGAIMIPPLLMLVGSGLKQGAAIENRTDALYSSDAGVEWVINILKTGGEGVTDSYGNIGLPNPQSPTRTYNLSDLNGSAVMVTLTYHDVGSYYDVVSTASLNGRSITTNATLRYQLSGSSVFDNAITSLDGDVKLTGSSSVISDPRNPPGAIVYSGGELILTGSSFIEGNVYADDGIELGWSTPITGDAVTPAGVNRPGNISGTVTTGAAPQLPSILTDAEIAAIVSDIQNETAFTAFNPGPVTRADNKGDWSIGYWPVPASIYYTAERIQRDLNISTDTPLTFKSSVYIGRDFNHNNSTTAIFEGPVVILGNLKVIGSGHIIFKSSVWVGGNIDLGGNVNVEFQGKVYTGGDCKLASGGTVPFGDTLYVAGDLKTTGSREVELGGSIFVGGDLDLAGSSQMVGAETVIVLGDIDLTGSTKLTDVNDIPFILSPTGDFDMSGSSWVSAVVYAPQADVSLNGGVNLYGAVVSNSLTVTGSSQIQYPTSLSTRTDLPGGGTSNAVLEILAWNTLGG, encoded by the coding sequence ATGGGTGATATTAAAAAACTCATCAGGGGCGAAAAAGGGGCTTCATTAGCTGTTGCCCTCATCTTTTTGGCAATAGGTGCCATAATGATTCCTCCCCTGCTGATGCTGGTAGGTTCAGGTCTCAAACAGGGTGCTGCTATTGAAAACCGGACTGATGCTTTGTATTCTTCGGATGCTGGAGTGGAATGGGTTATAAATATACTCAAGACCGGCGGTGAAGGAGTGACGGACTCTTACGGTAATATCGGCCTGCCAAACCCCCAAAGCCCTACCCGCACTTATAACCTGTCTGATTTAAACGGCAGTGCCGTCATGGTAACTCTGACGTACCATGACGTAGGCAGCTATTATGACGTAGTCTCAACAGCCAGTCTGAATGGAAGGTCTATTACCACAAACGCTACCTTAAGATACCAGCTGAGCGGAAGTAGTGTATTTGATAACGCCATTACCTCACTTGACGGTGATGTAAAACTTACCGGTTCTTCCAGTGTAATTTCAGACCCGCGGAATCCCCCCGGTGCTATAGTTTATTCCGGAGGAGAACTTATATTAACCGGTTCATCTTTTATTGAAGGCAATGTTTATGCTGATGACGGTATTGAACTTGGCTGGTCAACCCCCATAACCGGTGATGCTGTTACGCCTGCCGGCGTAAACCGCCCCGGTAATATAAGCGGTACAGTCACAACCGGTGCGGCTCCCCAGTTACCGAGTATATTAACAGATGCTGAAATAGCCGCCATTGTGTCAGATATCCAGAATGAAACGGCGTTTACAGCCTTTAACCCTGGTCCGGTTACCCGGGCTGACAACAAGGGAGACTGGAGTATAGGCTACTGGCCTGTACCAGCCTCAATCTATTATACCGCTGAACGTATCCAACGGGATTTGAATATCTCTACAGATACCCCCTTAACCTTCAAGTCCAGTGTATATATAGGGCGTGATTTCAACCATAACAATTCCACCACAGCAATTTTTGAGGGGCCGGTAGTTATACTGGGTAATCTCAAAGTAATAGGCAGCGGCCATATCATCTTCAAAAGCTCTGTCTGGGTGGGCGGAAACATAGACTTAGGCGGCAATGTAAACGTAGAATTCCAAGGGAAAGTATACACAGGCGGTGATTGCAAGCTGGCATCCGGCGGCACAGTCCCGTTCGGTGATACCCTGTATGTTGCAGGTGACCTCAAAACAACCGGCAGCCGTGAAGTTGAACTTGGCGGCAGTATATTTGTCGGCGGAGACCTTGACCTTGCCGGCAGTTCACAGATGGTTGGAGCTGAAACAGTAATAGTGCTGGGAGATATAGACCTTACGGGCAGTACTAAACTTACCGATGTAAATGACATACCCTTTATCCTGTCTCCCACCGGTGATTTTGATATGAGCGGCTCTTCATGGGTATCTGCTGTCGTATATGCCCCGCAGGCTGATGTCAGCCTGAATGGCGGTGTAAACCTGTACGGAGCAGTGGTAAGTAACAGCTTAACTGTTACCGGCAGTTCACAGATACAATACCCCACATCTCTTTCAACCCGAACTGACTTACCGGGCGGAGGAACTTCCAATGCTGTTCTGGAAATACTCGCATGGAATACACTCGGCGGTTAA
- the pilM gene encoding pilus assembly protein PilM translates to MAKTTTLYIEDAEIKVLVNNGKKVEKWASAPLEAGLVVDGLIQDETKVSEEIKALLSREKIPAGRVIAAMSGLKSIFRIITLPAVPKNILDEAIKNEANRVIPTPMDQNYLSYQILPSAQGETKVFIVAHPKNTTDSVIKTVNKAGLRLEVLDIAPLSLCRCANMEKVIIVSNWLDNVDIAVIIDRIPQVIRSLSLPIESQSLAERISTIAEELARTITFYNSSHTESPLDESVPVLVSGELAKEPDSWPLLLDELSNQISSLPSPFVAGEDFDPSVYIVNMGMALRELPVGADNQNSLININAMPGFYKPKGTSPAAVLVPTVIALLVGGLVWGWFYIDDMKQKNNALEPQVQAQETALVQKRAELSTINAQIANTQKSLAEVEPVVTVLNNMLWDMYQGRETITGDYKAIYNLHSSNIGFYTIDYGPYQGDKIVTKTNVLTIRGYCLTKTAILEYAGILRGSNRWQNVIITEMMETILDSEPIYHFEIVLIN, encoded by the coding sequence ATGGCTAAAACAACTACGCTATATATTGAAGATGCCGAAATAAAGGTCCTTGTTAACAACGGTAAAAAGGTTGAAAAATGGGCCAGTGCCCCTCTTGAAGCAGGGCTGGTTGTAGACGGGCTTATTCAGGATGAAACCAAGGTTTCCGAAGAAATAAAGGCTCTGCTCAGCCGTGAAAAGATACCGGCAGGCAGAGTTATAGCGGCTATGAGCGGTCTTAAATCTATCTTCCGTATTATTACCTTGCCGGCCGTACCAAAAAATATACTCGACGAAGCTATTAAAAATGAGGCTAACCGGGTAATTCCCACCCCCATGGACCAGAATTACCTGTCTTACCAGATACTCCCTTCCGCTCAGGGAGAAACCAAGGTATTTATTGTAGCCCACCCGAAAAACACCACTGATTCCGTAATAAAAACAGTAAACAAAGCCGGGCTGAGGCTGGAAGTGCTGGATATAGCACCGCTGTCTCTTTGCCGCTGTGCCAATATGGAAAAGGTTATTATTGTAAGCAACTGGCTGGATAACGTGGATATTGCCGTCATTATTGACCGCATCCCACAGGTTATCCGCAGTTTGTCACTGCCTATTGAAAGCCAATCTCTAGCTGAGCGGATAAGCACCATTGCCGAGGAATTGGCCAGGACTATCACTTTTTACAATTCCAGTCACACCGAAAGCCCGCTGGATGAAAGCGTACCGGTGCTGGTCTCCGGTGAACTGGCAAAAGAGCCTGACTCATGGCCTTTACTGCTTGATGAGCTGAGCAATCAGATTTCCAGCCTGCCCTCCCCGTTTGTTGCCGGCGAAGACTTTGACCCCAGCGTTTATATTGTAAATATGGGTATGGCACTGAGAGAGCTGCCTGTCGGAGCAGATAACCAGAATTCACTAATCAACATTAACGCCATGCCGGGTTTTTACAAACCCAAGGGCACTTCCCCTGCAGCTGTACTTGTCCCCACTGTGATAGCCCTTCTGGTGGGAGGGCTTGTCTGGGGCTGGTTTTATATTGATGATATGAAACAAAAGAACAACGCACTTGAACCACAGGTACAGGCACAGGAAACTGCCCTGGTACAAAAGAGAGCGGAACTTTCGACTATCAATGCCCAGATTGCCAACACTCAGAAATCTCTTGCCGAGGTAGAACCGGTGGTAACCGTGCTTAACAACATGCTCTGGGATATGTACCAGGGGCGGGAAACCATTACCGGCGACTATAAAGCCATTTACAACCTTCATTCCAGCAATATTGGATTTTACACTATAGATTACGGGCCATATCAAGGTGATAAGATTGTTACAAAAACTAATGTCCTAACCATACGAGGATATTGCTTAACCAAGACGGCTATTTTGGAATATGCCGGCATACTCCGCGGCAGCAACCGCTGGCAAAATGTAATCATAACTGAAATGATGGAAACCATCTTGGACTCCGAACCTATATATCATTTTGAAATTGTTTTAATAAACTAG